In Babesia bovis T2Bo chromosome 3, whole genome shotgun sequence, the genomic window TGGTCATCAGCATTGTTGCTGCGGAATCTGAATTTACGTTTACTCATAAGGTGACTATGAATATTGCCAAAAATGGTGAAAACATTGGTCAATTGATTTTGGGCCTGTATGGTGATGAGACACCGAAAACTGTTGCTAACTTCGTGTCAATGTGTGAAGGCCATAGTGTAAACGGACGTATATACAGTTACAAGGGTTCTGTCTTCCACCGCATCATTCCAAATTTTATGATCCAGGTTAGTATTTGTCAATGAAGTGTATAACTTTTTTGTTGtaaattatatatgaaCATTCATGTCGATTATGTTTTCAATATACATGGTAACCATGGTCCATGTTAGGTTTTATAATCTAATAAGAGTTTCTTATAGTCTGAATTaaattacatatattttgtgttgtaactatatatttatatagtttGTATAAATATTCACAAGTTATATATGTCGTGATTTTGATCCGACCTTATGATTTTCCTTCTTATATATCATCGGTGGTTTTGCCTTCATATTATTGCCTTTATTTACCGTACGATATTCGCATATATTTACAGGGAGGTGACATTGTTAATGGCAATGGTACTGGTAGTGTTAGCATCTATGGTGAGAGGTTTGCTGATGAAAACTTTAACATCAAGCATGGTGCACCCGGAGCACTTTCCATGGCTAACGCCGGACCCAACACTAACGGTTCTCAATTCTTCATCACCACTGTC contains:
- a CDS encoding peptidyl-prolyl isomerase cyclophilin family protein, which produces MKSVTNFFTIAATLVISIVAAESEFTFTHKVTMNIAKNGENIGQLILGLYGDETPKTVANFVSMCEGHSVNGRIYSYKGSVFHRIIPNFMIQGGDIVNGNGTGSVSIYGERFADENFNIKHGAPGALSMANAGPNTNGSQFFITTVQTPWLDGRHVVFGRLMDGWTTLQEMESEGTPSGSTRSKMTIAECTVEKL